One stretch of Thermococcus sp. 21S9 DNA includes these proteins:
- the cooS gene encoding anaerobic carbon-monoxide dehydrogenase catalytic subunit: MVWAMSGREKISMDKATEEMFRRARELRIETVWDRLEKQQPQCGYGLLGLCCQNCMMGPCRINPFGGEPKKGVCGATADTIVARNFLRMVAAGAAAHSDHGRHVALTLLLAVKENGGTDSPEGRKMFLGADGLVVQSSPYQIRDTKKLKAIAQRLGIPTEGKSEAEIARAVAKIALEDFGKQDSNPLRFLRAYLNTKTLEHLEKAGLLAKVPGWEAGVLPRGIDREITEALHRTHVGTDHDPMSLILHSIRTSLADAWGGSLIATELQDVLFGTPEITRTEANLGTLREEYVNIIVHGHEPVLSEKIVEAAGDPELIELAEKYGAKGINIVGMCCTGLEVLMRRGIPIAGNFLQQEAAIITGAVEAMVVDVQCIMPGTVDVARCFHTLVIDTSPIATFPGAIHVKFNPEKADEIARKIVRMAVENFRNRSAHRVRIPKVKQAGIVGFSVETLIERFGGSLEPLKEAIVEGKLRGITAMVGCNNPKVAHDMNHITLANELMKRDILLLGTGCWATAAIKHGIFLPEYADTDNVGPGLRKFVKEWNIPPALLMGSCVDSTRILVTASRLAEDFDVPIASLPIVASAPEPMAEKSLSIGMYFVSSGITTHLGLTPPVLGGREVVKILTQKLQEIVRASFIIESDMRKAARAITDHIDRKRNELGI; this comes from the coding sequence ATGGTGTGGGCGATGAGCGGGCGTGAGAAGATTTCAATGGACAAAGCCACTGAAGAGATGTTTCGCAGGGCGAGGGAACTCCGCATCGAGACGGTGTGGGATAGACTTGAAAAGCAACAACCCCAGTGCGGGTATGGTCTTCTCGGACTCTGCTGTCAGAATTGTATGATGGGGCCGTGCAGGATTAATCCCTTTGGTGGAGAACCGAAAAAAGGTGTCTGCGGTGCGACCGCTGATACAATAGTCGCGAGAAACTTCCTCAGGATGGTAGCGGCGGGTGCCGCAGCGCACAGTGACCACGGCAGGCACGTTGCGCTTACCCTTCTACTCGCAGTTAAAGAAAACGGAGGCACGGACTCCCCCGAGGGCAGGAAAATGTTCCTGGGAGCGGATGGCCTGGTCGTCCAAAGTTCACCGTATCAAATCAGAGACACCAAAAAGCTTAAAGCAATTGCCCAACGCCTCGGGATTCCCACAGAAGGCAAATCTGAGGCAGAAATAGCCCGGGCAGTGGCCAAAATTGCCCTGGAAGACTTCGGGAAACAGGACAGTAACCCACTAAGGTTTCTCCGGGCCTACCTCAACACCAAGACACTTGAACATCTTGAAAAGGCCGGACTCCTTGCCAAAGTCCCGGGCTGGGAGGCTGGTGTTCTGCCCAGGGGAATAGACCGGGAAATCACGGAGGCCCTCCATAGAACCCACGTTGGAACAGACCATGACCCTATGAGCCTAATCCTCCACTCGATAAGGACGTCACTTGCGGATGCGTGGGGAGGTTCGCTAATAGCCACAGAACTTCAGGACGTACTGTTTGGAACACCCGAAATCACAAGAACGGAGGCGAACTTGGGAACACTCAGGGAAGAATACGTCAACATAATAGTTCACGGCCATGAACCGGTTTTATCCGAGAAAATCGTCGAGGCCGCGGGCGACCCAGAACTGATAGAACTCGCGGAGAAGTACGGGGCAAAGGGCATAAACATAGTCGGGATGTGCTGTACCGGTCTGGAAGTCCTCATGAGAAGGGGCATCCCAATCGCAGGCAACTTCCTTCAGCAGGAGGCGGCCATCATAACCGGAGCAGTTGAGGCAATGGTAGTTGACGTTCAGTGCATAATGCCCGGAACCGTGGACGTCGCCAGGTGCTTCCATACTCTTGTGATAGACACGAGTCCAATCGCGACTTTCCCAGGCGCCATTCATGTGAAGTTCAACCCCGAAAAAGCCGACGAGATAGCCCGGAAGATAGTCAGGATGGCCGTGGAGAACTTCCGGAACCGCTCCGCCCACAGGGTCAGGATACCCAAGGTCAAACAAGCCGGAATAGTTGGATTCAGTGTTGAGACACTGATTGAACGCTTCGGAGGCTCGCTTGAACCCCTGAAGGAAGCAATCGTGGAGGGAAAATTAAGGGGCATAACGGCGATGGTGGGATGCAACAACCCCAAGGTTGCACATGATATGAACCACATCACCCTCGCCAACGAGCTGATGAAAAGGGACATTCTCCTACTTGGAACCGGTTGCTGGGCAACGGCGGCAATTAAACACGGCATATTCTTACCGGAGTACGCTGACACGGACAACGTTGGCCCCGGCCTGAGGAAGTTCGTAAAAGAATGGAATATTCCCCCGGCACTCCTTATGGGCTCCTGCGTTGACAGTACAAGAATACTCGTCACTGCAAGCCGTTTAGCTGAGGATTTCGACGTTCCCATAGCCTCGCTCCCCATAGTGGCATCAGCACCGGAGCCGATGGCTGAAAAGTCGCTCTCGATAGGTATGTACTTCGTTTCCAGTGGAATAACAACTCACCTTGGACTAACCCCTCCCGTTCTTGGAGGACGGGAAGTCGTGAAAATCCTCACGCAGAAGCTCCAGGAAATAGTGAGGGCGTCTTTCATAATCGAGAGTGACATGAGGAAAGCTGCAAGGGCAATAACGGACCATATAGACCGGAAGAGAAACGAGTTGGGAATCTAA
- a CDS encoding AAA family ATPase, producing the protein MNVDYNPGVKTQERRKRLFTVAEELNRRASRRTGEDGFRVVVTGKGGVGKTTITALLARLLARDGYRVLAVDEDPQMNLAHALGIPKEVRAKIVPLNRNLDYIEEKTGARPGTGWGLYFSLTPDVRDVVERFGVIGPDGVMLIVMGSVVQAAAGCLCPENALLSAVVRYITVRKGEVILMDTQAGLEHFGRALARGFKQAVVLTEPTYNSVQVAVSATRLARQLGIKHVHLVINKVKRESQVEKVERILNELGFNDFTTKTVIPYDELVEEYDPEIEAILGNPESPTYRKVLELKDILLKYAE; encoded by the coding sequence ATGAATGTGGACTACAACCCCGGTGTGAAAACACAAGAGCGGAGAAAAAGGTTGTTCACGGTGGCGGAGGAGCTGAACAGACGCGCTTCCAGGAGAACCGGTGAGGACGGCTTTCGAGTTGTCGTGACAGGGAAGGGCGGGGTTGGAAAAACAACGATAACAGCTCTGCTCGCCAGGCTTCTTGCACGGGACGGTTATCGGGTTTTGGCGGTTGACGAAGACCCCCAGATGAACCTGGCCCACGCTCTCGGGATTCCAAAGGAGGTCAGGGCCAAGATAGTGCCCCTCAACAGGAACCTTGACTACATCGAAGAGAAGACGGGAGCACGGCCCGGAACCGGATGGGGCCTCTACTTCTCGCTAACTCCAGACGTTAGGGATGTCGTCGAGCGCTTCGGGGTTATTGGCCCTGATGGGGTCATGCTCATAGTGATGGGGAGTGTCGTTCAAGCCGCTGCTGGATGCCTCTGTCCGGAAAACGCGCTTCTAAGTGCTGTTGTGAGGTACATAACCGTTCGGAAAGGTGAGGTAATCTTAATGGACACCCAGGCCGGTCTGGAGCACTTTGGACGGGCACTCGCCAGGGGTTTCAAGCAGGCAGTTGTGCTTACTGAGCCGACATACAACTCCGTTCAGGTCGCTGTCAGTGCCACCCGGCTCGCAAGACAGCTTGGCATTAAGCACGTCCACCTCGTGATAAACAAAGTGAAGAGGGAAAGCCAGGTTGAGAAAGTCGAGAGGATACTCAATGAACTTGGCTTTAACGATTTCACGACCAAGACGGTAATCCCTTATGACGAACTCGTGGAGGAGTACGACCCCGAAATCGAGGCCATCTTGGGAAATCCGGAATCACCCACTTACAGAAAGGTCCTGGAACTGAAGGATATACTGTTGAAGTACGCCGAGTGA
- a CDS encoding DUF2110 family protein: MEEVVILEKVYGDRSGFDKLHRKLRSLLGDLEVEWKLSATTKNWVKVSLSGEDEEISANLVRDEFGEVPYSLKNVETGKTYRGRFIDLGKVGYGAYVDIGIFKPKPKDALIPLYYLKKTFGDMPVRQMIREFGWVDNLPVEVEVTNVEFGAREVELAFSDAQLKRIKEWLSDGYDKLFITGTISEKVEEALIKTGHGRDVRRMEELGLMETLLVLKKGTQAPGIIKAIGPHLKGAVFGAIKFE, encoded by the coding sequence ATGGAAGAAGTGGTTATTCTTGAGAAGGTTTACGGGGACAGGAGCGGTTTTGACAAGCTCCACAGGAAGCTCCGCTCCCTTCTGGGGGATTTGGAAGTCGAGTGGAAGCTATCGGCAACGACCAAGAACTGGGTCAAGGTCAGCCTCAGCGGTGAGGACGAAGAGATAAGCGCGAACCTCGTTAGGGACGAGTTCGGCGAGGTTCCCTACAGCCTCAAGAACGTCGAAACCGGAAAGACCTACAGGGGACGCTTTATAGACCTCGGCAAAGTCGGCTACGGCGCCTACGTTGACATTGGAATCTTCAAGCCAAAGCCCAAGGACGCGCTGATTCCGCTATACTACCTCAAGAAAACCTTCGGGGACATGCCGGTAAGGCAGATGATTCGCGAGTTCGGATGGGTGGACAACCTGCCCGTCGAGGTCGAGGTGACGAACGTCGAGTTCGGCGCCAGGGAAGTCGAGCTGGCCTTCAGCGACGCCCAGCTGAAGAGGATTAAGGAATGGCTGAGCGACGGTTACGACAAGCTCTTCATAACGGGGACGATAAGCGAGAAGGTTGAGGAGGCGCTCATCAAAACCGGCCACGGCAGGGACGTCAGGAGAATGGAGGAGCTCGGTTTAATGGAAACTCTACTCGTCCTCAAGAAGGGAACCCAGGCCCCGGGAATCATCAAGGCAATCGGCCCGCACCTTAAGGGGGCCGTCTTCGGCGCAATCAAGTTTGAATGA
- a CDS encoding Mrp/NBP35 family ATP-binding protein yields MTIKAPTLNIGGLGADPLTERIKEKQKKWKYKIAVLSGKGGVGKSTVAVNLATALAKKGYYVGLLDADIHGPNVAKMLGVDKADVLAERLEDGRFEMLPPMADFMGQITPIKVMSMGFLVPEDQPIIWRGALVTKAIKQLLGDVKWGELDFMIIDFPPGTGDEILTVVQNVQLDAAVIVTTPQEVALLDTGKAVNMMKKMEVPYIAVVENMSYLICPHCGNEIDLFGKGGGKKLAEKEGVDFLGEVPIDLKAREASDAGIPIVLYDDTPAARAFMELADRLVKKLEELKGEGEEGKQEKTE; encoded by the coding sequence ATGACGATTAAGGCTCCGACCCTCAACATAGGCGGTCTGGGCGCTGACCCGCTCACGGAGAGGATAAAGGAGAAGCAGAAGAAGTGGAAGTACAAGATAGCGGTTCTCAGCGGTAAGGGTGGCGTTGGAAAGAGCACCGTCGCGGTGAACCTCGCGACCGCGCTTGCTAAGAAGGGCTACTACGTCGGCCTGCTCGACGCGGACATACATGGGCCGAACGTTGCAAAGATGCTCGGCGTGGACAAGGCCGACGTTCTGGCGGAGAGGCTGGAAGACGGTCGCTTTGAGATGCTCCCGCCGATGGCCGACTTCATGGGCCAGATAACGCCCATCAAGGTCATGAGCATGGGCTTCCTCGTTCCGGAGGACCAGCCGATAATCTGGCGCGGTGCCCTCGTCACCAAGGCCATCAAACAGCTCCTCGGCGACGTCAAGTGGGGCGAGCTTGACTTCATGATAATCGACTTCCCGCCCGGAACCGGTGACGAAATCCTCACCGTCGTCCAGAACGTCCAGCTCGACGCCGCTGTCATCGTCACGACCCCCCAGGAGGTTGCTTTACTTGACACCGGCAAGGCAGTGAACATGATGAAGAAGATGGAGGTTCCCTACATAGCCGTCGTCGAGAACATGAGCTACCTCATCTGCCCGCACTGTGGCAACGAGATTGACCTCTTCGGAAAGGGCGGAGGCAAGAAGCTGGCCGAGAAGGAGGGCGTTGACTTCCTCGGTGAGGTTCCGATAGACCTCAAGGCGAGGGAGGCAAGTGACGCCGGAATCCCGATAGTCCTCTACGACGACACCCCCGCCGCGAGAGCCTTCATGGAGCTCGCCGACAGGCTCGTGAAGAAGCTTGAAGAGCTGAAGGGCGAGGGTGAAGAAGGGAAGCAGGAGAAGACCGAGTGA
- a CDS encoding 4Fe-4S dicluster domain-containing protein produces the protein MSEGSRLTIFINPSRCIGCHHCEIACAVEHSKSGSILSAITEDPIPLPRIRIISVGTQNLPVHCYHCEEALCMEACLAGALFRDRDGAVLVDSNECTGCMACATACPFGIPEFDVLRGVMVKCDLCPDRRAEGKLPACVEACKTGALQFGSIEELLTSTGWSRARDGVGDERA, from the coding sequence TTGTCAGAGGGTTCAAGGTTAACTATCTTCATCAACCCGTCACGCTGTATCGGTTGCCATCACTGCGAGATAGCCTGCGCAGTGGAGCATTCCAAAAGCGGTAGCATACTGTCCGCAATAACGGAGGACCCAATCCCACTGCCAAGGATAAGAATAATCTCAGTGGGCACACAAAACCTCCCCGTTCACTGTTACCACTGTGAGGAAGCCCTCTGTATGGAGGCCTGCTTAGCGGGGGCCCTCTTCCGGGACCGGGACGGAGCGGTTCTCGTTGATTCCAATGAGTGCACAGGGTGTATGGCCTGCGCCACGGCATGCCCCTTCGGCATACCCGAGTTCGATGTTCTCAGGGGGGTAATGGTTAAATGCGACTTGTGTCCCGATAGGAGGGCAGAGGGAAAACTTCCCGCATGTGTTGAGGCGTGTAAAACAGGTGCACTGCAGTTTGGCAGTATCGAGGAGTTGCTAACAAGCACCGGCTGGAGTAGGGCACGTGATGGTGTGGGCGATGAGCGGGCGTGA